In Zingiber officinale cultivar Zhangliang chromosome 8B, Zo_v1.1, whole genome shotgun sequence, a single genomic region encodes these proteins:
- the LOC122014758 gene encoding uncharacterized protein At1g51745-like isoform X2 yields MGGSEGGDGGGIGVDCSVGTIVWVRRRNGSWWPGRILGQEELSASHLMSPRSGTPVKLLGREDASVDWYNLEKSKRVKSFRCGEFDACIEKAEASLGVPIKKREKYARREDAILHALELERKQLELKQPKQAIISNGITSKPLGTLKIEFNNLSSSDKFTRNDESSFQSDCAARKAPLIRKPGSDDIVGGTSHVNGDKSNLTIKSKRSHGGFSEEYSVKKRDRRRPLVQVLQTSAKIPASHSSRFDCYPYDFSLKDEQIHMGIYQEKQSSCIYLSADSIVSQNDRDNSSEETQSLSDKCGFNQPGSVAEDCSTSEMSLTNDSDTSPRDYLDTEMEGHISGDEFEEMGNDEVPSSRIISNLHPFEQSAADTTGVGICKWHIKGKRNHRSVVKLPIDGMDGKICIMSSDKWDCSMRETTNVIRCGSSKMEMEPCRQKALDQGLYIKKEVSYACDEVDLIREDFLHEQDEYRRQRHKLASKAARDLGQNHIGFNNLEDDSHLMSTSGWEADEPPYGLEGKYWEDSDECFDPVYPAHAMRDVGTILYDVDLKVKASYQGERVPLVSLMSRLNAKAIVGHPIQIEILEDGCTCEYLCINYANTDENAANQPVWRTARRTVMQRVPRSHPVASSLEDGEAVGSRYQNASPSFIYPNPSQNVPKVANKKVSHRHQHQLSSGKIQKKSHKRVSLSSQKTRALSSFTIEKRFGGGAVKVSHARGSNMLGGLIKPSGQVPSVTCVPMKIAFSRILEAIGRPSALSNRVRIAIQQ; encoded by the exons ATGGGGGGTTCAGAGGGTGGGGATGGAGGAGGGATCGGCGTCGATTGCAGCGTCGGGACGATCGTTTGGGTGCGACGGAGGAACGGATCCTGGTGGCCGGGGAGGATTCTCGGGCAAGAAGAGCTTTCGGCGTCGCATCTCATGTCCCCGAGGTCAGGGACGCCAGTCAAGCTCCTGGGTAGGGAGGATGCCAGCGT TGACTGGTACAATCTGGAAAAATCAAAGCGTGTTAAGTCATTTCGCTGTGGAGAGTTTGATGCTTGCATTGAGAAGGCTGAAGCTTCATTAGGAGTACCTATCAAGAAACGGGAAAAATATGCCCGCAGAGAAGATGCTATTCTTCATGCTCTTGAACTTGAGAGAAAGCAGCTTGAGCTAAAGCAACCAAAACAAGCGATTATCTCAAATGGAATTACCAGCAAGCCTTTAGGTACTCTGAAGATAGAGTTTAATAACTTGTCATCTTCAGATAAATTTACCAGAAATGATGAATCGTCATTTCAAAGTGATTGTGCCGCTCGCAAAGCTCCACTTATTAGAAAACCAG GTTCTGACGATATAGTCGGAGGTACAagtcatgtcaatggagataaaAGTAATTTGACAATCAAGAGTAAAAGGTCACATGGTGGATTTTCTGAAGAGTATTCAGTCAAAAAACGTGATAGACGTCGTCCACTTGTTCAAGTTCTACAAACTAGTGCAAAGATACCAGCATCTCATTCTTCTCGTTTTGATTGTTATCCTTATGATTTCTCATTGAAAGACGAGCAAATCCATATGGGTATTTATCAGGAAAAACAAAGTAGCTGCATCTATCTTTCTGCTGATTCAATTGTCTCACAGAATGATAGAGATAATTCTTCTGAAGAAACTCAATCATTGTCAGACAAGTGTGGTTTCAATCAACCTGGTTCAGTGGCAGAAGATTGCTCAACTTCTGAGATGAGTTTGACAAATGATTCAGATACTTCTCCAAGGGATTACTTGGACACTGAGATGGAGGGACATATCTCAGGAG ATGAATTCGAAGAGATGGGCAATGATGAAGTGCCTTCTTCCCGCATCATATCCAACCTTCATCCTTTTGAACAATCTGCAGCCGACACTACTGGGGTCGGAATCTGTAAATGGCATATAAAAGGAAAACGCAACCACCGTAGTGTAGTTAAGCTGCCAATTGATGGAATGGATGGCAAGATCTGCATTATGAGTTCAGATAAATGGGATTGTTCTATGAgggaaacaacaaatgtaatcAGGTGTGGTAGTTCAAAAATGGAGATGGAACCTTGCAGACAGAAGGCTCTTGATCAAGGTTTGTACATAAAAAAGGAGGTTAGTTATGCTTGTGATGAGGTTGATTTGATTCGTGAAGATTTCCTTCACGAGCAGGATGAGTACAGAAGACAAAGACATAAACTGGCCTCTAAAGCAGCTAGGGATCTTGGGCAAAACCATATTGGCTTTAACAATTTGGAAGATGATTCTCATTTGATGTCAACATCAGGCTGGGAGGCTGATGAGCCACCTTATGGACTTGAAGGTAAATACTGGGAAGACTCTGACGAGTGTTTTGATCCTGTTTATCCTGCTCATGCCATGAGAGATGTGGGAACCATTTTGTATGATGTTGACCTGAAAGTTAAAGCTAGCTATCAAGGCGAGCGTGTTCCTTTGGTTTCTTTGATGAGTAGGTTGAATGCAAAAGCAATTGTAGGGCACCCCATCCAGATTGAAATATTAGAAGATGGTTGCACATGTGAATACTTGTGCATCAATTATGCTAATACTGATGAAAATGCTGCTAACCAACCAGTTTGGAGGACTGCAAGAAGAACAGTTATGCAACGAGTTCCTCGTTCTCATCCAGTTGCATCTTCTTTGGAAGATGGTGAAGCTGTGGGGTCAAGATATCAAAATGCATCTCCTTCCTTCATATATCCCAATCCTTCTCAGAATGTACCTAAGGTAGCAAATAAGAAAGTTTCTCATCGCCACCAGCACCAATTATCATCAGGAAAAATTCAGAAAAAGTCCCATAAGAGAGTAAGCTTGTCGAGCCAAAAAACTAGAGCACTATCTTCTTTCACAATTGAAAAAAGATTTGGTGGTGGGGCTGTTAAGGTATCACATGCTAGAGGTAGCAATATGTTGGGCGGTTTGATAAAACCTTCAGGGCAAGTGCCTTCTGTTACATGTGTCCCTATGAAGATAGCCTTTAGTAGGATTCTTGAAGCAATTGGAAGGCCATCAGCTTTGAGCAATCGTGTCAGAATAGCCATCCAACAATGA
- the LOC122014758 gene encoding uncharacterized protein LOC122014758 isoform X3, whose product MGGSEGGDGGGIGVDCSVGTIVWVRRRNGSWWPGRILGQEELSASHLMSPRSGTPVKLLGREDASVDWYNLEKSKRVKSFRCGEFDACIEKAEASLGVPIKKREKYARREDAILHALELERKQLELKQPKQAIISNGITSKPLGSDDIVGGTSHVNGDKSNLTIKSKRSHGGFSEEYSVKKRDRRRPLVQVLQTSAKIPASHSSRFDCYPYDFSLKDEQIHMGIYQEKQSSCIYLSADSIVSQNDRDNSSEETQSLSDKCGFNQPGSVAEDCSTSEMSLTNDSDTSPRDYLDTEMEGHISGDTGRSLGSKDCDPPQHCVSDEFEEMGNDEVPSSRIISNLHPFEQSAADTTGVGICKWHIKGKRNHRSVVKLPIDGMDGKICIMSSDKWDCSMRETTNVIRCGSSKMEMEPCRQKALDQGLYIKKEVSYACDEVDLIREDFLHEQDEYRRQRHKLASKAARDLGQNHIGFNNLEDDSHLMSTSGWEADEPPYGLEGKYWEDSDECFDPVYPAHAMRDVGTILYDVDLKVKASYQGERVPLVSLMSRLNAKAIVGHPIQIEILEDGCTCEYLCINYANTDENAANQPVWRTARRTVMQRVPRSHPVASSLEDGEAVGSRYQNASPSFIYPNPSQNVPKVANKKVSHRHQHQLSSGKIQKKSHKRVSLSSQKTRALSSFTIEKRFGGGAVKVSHARGSNMLGGLIKPSGQVPSVTCVPMKIAFSRILEAIGRPSALSNRVRIAIQQ is encoded by the exons ATGGGGGGTTCAGAGGGTGGGGATGGAGGAGGGATCGGCGTCGATTGCAGCGTCGGGACGATCGTTTGGGTGCGACGGAGGAACGGATCCTGGTGGCCGGGGAGGATTCTCGGGCAAGAAGAGCTTTCGGCGTCGCATCTCATGTCCCCGAGGTCAGGGACGCCAGTCAAGCTCCTGGGTAGGGAGGATGCCAGCGT TGACTGGTACAATCTGGAAAAATCAAAGCGTGTTAAGTCATTTCGCTGTGGAGAGTTTGATGCTTGCATTGAGAAGGCTGAAGCTTCATTAGGAGTACCTATCAAGAAACGGGAAAAATATGCCCGCAGAGAAGATGCTATTCTTCATGCTCTTGAACTTGAGAGAAAGCAGCTTGAGCTAAAGCAACCAAAACAAGCGATTATCTCAAATGGAATTACCAGCAAGCCTTTAG GTTCTGACGATATAGTCGGAGGTACAagtcatgtcaatggagataaaAGTAATTTGACAATCAAGAGTAAAAGGTCACATGGTGGATTTTCTGAAGAGTATTCAGTCAAAAAACGTGATAGACGTCGTCCACTTGTTCAAGTTCTACAAACTAGTGCAAAGATACCAGCATCTCATTCTTCTCGTTTTGATTGTTATCCTTATGATTTCTCATTGAAAGACGAGCAAATCCATATGGGTATTTATCAGGAAAAACAAAGTAGCTGCATCTATCTTTCTGCTGATTCAATTGTCTCACAGAATGATAGAGATAATTCTTCTGAAGAAACTCAATCATTGTCAGACAAGTGTGGTTTCAATCAACCTGGTTCAGTGGCAGAAGATTGCTCAACTTCTGAGATGAGTTTGACAAATGATTCAGATACTTCTCCAAGGGATTACTTGGACACTGAGATGGAGGGACATATCTCAGGAG ATACTGGTCGATCCCTTGGATCAAAAGATTGTGACCCTCCTCAACATTGTGTTTCAGATGAATTCGAAGAGATGGGCAATGATGAAGTGCCTTCTTCCCGCATCATATCCAACCTTCATCCTTTTGAACAATCTGCAGCCGACACTACTGGGGTCGGAATCTGTAAATGGCATATAAAAGGAAAACGCAACCACCGTAGTGTAGTTAAGCTGCCAATTGATGGAATGGATGGCAAGATCTGCATTATGAGTTCAGATAAATGGGATTGTTCTATGAgggaaacaacaaatgtaatcAGGTGTGGTAGTTCAAAAATGGAGATGGAACCTTGCAGACAGAAGGCTCTTGATCAAGGTTTGTACATAAAAAAGGAGGTTAGTTATGCTTGTGATGAGGTTGATTTGATTCGTGAAGATTTCCTTCACGAGCAGGATGAGTACAGAAGACAAAGACATAAACTGGCCTCTAAAGCAGCTAGGGATCTTGGGCAAAACCATATTGGCTTTAACAATTTGGAAGATGATTCTCATTTGATGTCAACATCAGGCTGGGAGGCTGATGAGCCACCTTATGGACTTGAAGGTAAATACTGGGAAGACTCTGACGAGTGTTTTGATCCTGTTTATCCTGCTCATGCCATGAGAGATGTGGGAACCATTTTGTATGATGTTGACCTGAAAGTTAAAGCTAGCTATCAAGGCGAGCGTGTTCCTTTGGTTTCTTTGATGAGTAGGTTGAATGCAAAAGCAATTGTAGGGCACCCCATCCAGATTGAAATATTAGAAGATGGTTGCACATGTGAATACTTGTGCATCAATTATGCTAATACTGATGAAAATGCTGCTAACCAACCAGTTTGGAGGACTGCAAGAAGAACAGTTATGCAACGAGTTCCTCGTTCTCATCCAGTTGCATCTTCTTTGGAAGATGGTGAAGCTGTGGGGTCAAGATATCAAAATGCATCTCCTTCCTTCATATATCCCAATCCTTCTCAGAATGTACCTAAGGTAGCAAATAAGAAAGTTTCTCATCGCCACCAGCACCAATTATCATCAGGAAAAATTCAGAAAAAGTCCCATAAGAGAGTAAGCTTGTCGAGCCAAAAAACTAGAGCACTATCTTCTTTCACAATTGAAAAAAGATTTGGTGGTGGGGCTGTTAAGGTATCACATGCTAGAGGTAGCAATATGTTGGGCGGTTTGATAAAACCTTCAGGGCAAGTGCCTTCTGTTACATGTGTCCCTATGAAGATAGCCTTTAGTAGGATTCTTGAAGCAATTGGAAGGCCATCAGCTTTGAGCAATCGTGTCAGAATAGCCATCCAACAATGA
- the LOC122014758 gene encoding uncharacterized protein LOC122014758 isoform X4 gives MEEGSASIAASGRSFGCDGGTDPGGRGGFSGKKSFRRRISCPRGQGRQSSSWVGRMPACSDDIVGGTSHVNGDKSNLTIKSKRSHGGFSEEYSVKKRDRRRPLVQVLQTSAKIPASHSSRFDCYPYDFSLKDEQIHMGIYQEKQSSCIYLSADSIVSQNDRDNSSEETQSLSDKCGFNQPGSVAEDCSTSEMSLTNDSDTSPRDYLDTEMEGHISGDTGRSLGSKDCDPPQHCVSDEFEEMGNDEVPSSRIISNLHPFEQSAADTTGVGICKWHIKGKRNHRSVVKLPIDGMDGKICIMSSDKWDCSMRETTNVIRCGSSKMEMEPCRQKALDQGLYIKKEVSYACDEVDLIREDFLHEQDEYRRQRHKLASKAARDLGQNHIGFNNLEDDSHLMSTSGWEADEPPYGLEGKYWEDSDECFDPVYPAHAMRDVGTILYDVDLKVKASYQGERVPLVSLMSRLNAKAIVGHPIQIEILEDGCTCEYLCINYANTDENAANQPVWRTARRTVMQRVPRSHPVASSLEDGEAVGSRYQNASPSFIYPNPSQNVPKVANKKVSHRHQHQLSSGKIQKKSHKRVSLSSQKTRALSSFTIEKRFGGGAVKVSHARGSNMLGGLIKPSGQVPSVTCVPMKIAFSRILEAIGRPSALSNRVRIAIQQ, from the exons ATGGAGGAGGGATCGGCGTCGATTGCAGCGTCGGGACGATCGTTTGGGTGCGACGGAGGAACGGATCCTGGTGGCCGGGGAGGATTCTCGGGCAAGAAGAGCTTTCGGCGTCGCATCTCATGTCCCCGAGGTCAGGGACGCCAGTCAAGCTCCTGGGTAGGGAGGATGCCAGCGT GTTCTGACGATATAGTCGGAGGTACAagtcatgtcaatggagataaaAGTAATTTGACAATCAAGAGTAAAAGGTCACATGGTGGATTTTCTGAAGAGTATTCAGTCAAAAAACGTGATAGACGTCGTCCACTTGTTCAAGTTCTACAAACTAGTGCAAAGATACCAGCATCTCATTCTTCTCGTTTTGATTGTTATCCTTATGATTTCTCATTGAAAGACGAGCAAATCCATATGGGTATTTATCAGGAAAAACAAAGTAGCTGCATCTATCTTTCTGCTGATTCAATTGTCTCACAGAATGATAGAGATAATTCTTCTGAAGAAACTCAATCATTGTCAGACAAGTGTGGTTTCAATCAACCTGGTTCAGTGGCAGAAGATTGCTCAACTTCTGAGATGAGTTTGACAAATGATTCAGATACTTCTCCAAGGGATTACTTGGACACTGAGATGGAGGGACATATCTCAGGAG ATACTGGTCGATCCCTTGGATCAAAAGATTGTGACCCTCCTCAACATTGTGTTTCAGATGAATTCGAAGAGATGGGCAATGATGAAGTGCCTTCTTCCCGCATCATATCCAACCTTCATCCTTTTGAACAATCTGCAGCCGACACTACTGGGGTCGGAATCTGTAAATGGCATATAAAAGGAAAACGCAACCACCGTAGTGTAGTTAAGCTGCCAATTGATGGAATGGATGGCAAGATCTGCATTATGAGTTCAGATAAATGGGATTGTTCTATGAgggaaacaacaaatgtaatcAGGTGTGGTAGTTCAAAAATGGAGATGGAACCTTGCAGACAGAAGGCTCTTGATCAAGGTTTGTACATAAAAAAGGAGGTTAGTTATGCTTGTGATGAGGTTGATTTGATTCGTGAAGATTTCCTTCACGAGCAGGATGAGTACAGAAGACAAAGACATAAACTGGCCTCTAAAGCAGCTAGGGATCTTGGGCAAAACCATATTGGCTTTAACAATTTGGAAGATGATTCTCATTTGATGTCAACATCAGGCTGGGAGGCTGATGAGCCACCTTATGGACTTGAAGGTAAATACTGGGAAGACTCTGACGAGTGTTTTGATCCTGTTTATCCTGCTCATGCCATGAGAGATGTGGGAACCATTTTGTATGATGTTGACCTGAAAGTTAAAGCTAGCTATCAAGGCGAGCGTGTTCCTTTGGTTTCTTTGATGAGTAGGTTGAATGCAAAAGCAATTGTAGGGCACCCCATCCAGATTGAAATATTAGAAGATGGTTGCACATGTGAATACTTGTGCATCAATTATGCTAATACTGATGAAAATGCTGCTAACCAACCAGTTTGGAGGACTGCAAGAAGAACAGTTATGCAACGAGTTCCTCGTTCTCATCCAGTTGCATCTTCTTTGGAAGATGGTGAAGCTGTGGGGTCAAGATATCAAAATGCATCTCCTTCCTTCATATATCCCAATCCTTCTCAGAATGTACCTAAGGTAGCAAATAAGAAAGTTTCTCATCGCCACCAGCACCAATTATCATCAGGAAAAATTCAGAAAAAGTCCCATAAGAGAGTAAGCTTGTCGAGCCAAAAAACTAGAGCACTATCTTCTTTCACAATTGAAAAAAGATTTGGTGGTGGGGCTGTTAAGGTATCACATGCTAGAGGTAGCAATATGTTGGGCGGTTTGATAAAACCTTCAGGGCAAGTGCCTTCTGTTACATGTGTCCCTATGAAGATAGCCTTTAGTAGGATTCTTGAAGCAATTGGAAGGCCATCAGCTTTGAGCAATCGTGTCAGAATAGCCATCCAACAATGA
- the LOC122014758 gene encoding uncharacterized protein At1g51745-like isoform X1, whose protein sequence is MGGSEGGDGGGIGVDCSVGTIVWVRRRNGSWWPGRILGQEELSASHLMSPRSGTPVKLLGREDASVDWYNLEKSKRVKSFRCGEFDACIEKAEASLGVPIKKREKYARREDAILHALELERKQLELKQPKQAIISNGITSKPLGTLKIEFNNLSSSDKFTRNDESSFQSDCAARKAPLIRKPGSDDIVGGTSHVNGDKSNLTIKSKRSHGGFSEEYSVKKRDRRRPLVQVLQTSAKIPASHSSRFDCYPYDFSLKDEQIHMGIYQEKQSSCIYLSADSIVSQNDRDNSSEETQSLSDKCGFNQPGSVAEDCSTSEMSLTNDSDTSPRDYLDTEMEGHISGDTGRSLGSKDCDPPQHCVSDEFEEMGNDEVPSSRIISNLHPFEQSAADTTGVGICKWHIKGKRNHRSVVKLPIDGMDGKICIMSSDKWDCSMRETTNVIRCGSSKMEMEPCRQKALDQGLYIKKEVSYACDEVDLIREDFLHEQDEYRRQRHKLASKAARDLGQNHIGFNNLEDDSHLMSTSGWEADEPPYGLEGKYWEDSDECFDPVYPAHAMRDVGTILYDVDLKVKASYQGERVPLVSLMSRLNAKAIVGHPIQIEILEDGCTCEYLCINYANTDENAANQPVWRTARRTVMQRVPRSHPVASSLEDGEAVGSRYQNASPSFIYPNPSQNVPKVANKKVSHRHQHQLSSGKIQKKSHKRVSLSSQKTRALSSFTIEKRFGGGAVKVSHARGSNMLGGLIKPSGQVPSVTCVPMKIAFSRILEAIGRPSALSNRVRIAIQQ, encoded by the exons ATGGGGGGTTCAGAGGGTGGGGATGGAGGAGGGATCGGCGTCGATTGCAGCGTCGGGACGATCGTTTGGGTGCGACGGAGGAACGGATCCTGGTGGCCGGGGAGGATTCTCGGGCAAGAAGAGCTTTCGGCGTCGCATCTCATGTCCCCGAGGTCAGGGACGCCAGTCAAGCTCCTGGGTAGGGAGGATGCCAGCGT TGACTGGTACAATCTGGAAAAATCAAAGCGTGTTAAGTCATTTCGCTGTGGAGAGTTTGATGCTTGCATTGAGAAGGCTGAAGCTTCATTAGGAGTACCTATCAAGAAACGGGAAAAATATGCCCGCAGAGAAGATGCTATTCTTCATGCTCTTGAACTTGAGAGAAAGCAGCTTGAGCTAAAGCAACCAAAACAAGCGATTATCTCAAATGGAATTACCAGCAAGCCTTTAGGTACTCTGAAGATAGAGTTTAATAACTTGTCATCTTCAGATAAATTTACCAGAAATGATGAATCGTCATTTCAAAGTGATTGTGCCGCTCGCAAAGCTCCACTTATTAGAAAACCAG GTTCTGACGATATAGTCGGAGGTACAagtcatgtcaatggagataaaAGTAATTTGACAATCAAGAGTAAAAGGTCACATGGTGGATTTTCTGAAGAGTATTCAGTCAAAAAACGTGATAGACGTCGTCCACTTGTTCAAGTTCTACAAACTAGTGCAAAGATACCAGCATCTCATTCTTCTCGTTTTGATTGTTATCCTTATGATTTCTCATTGAAAGACGAGCAAATCCATATGGGTATTTATCAGGAAAAACAAAGTAGCTGCATCTATCTTTCTGCTGATTCAATTGTCTCACAGAATGATAGAGATAATTCTTCTGAAGAAACTCAATCATTGTCAGACAAGTGTGGTTTCAATCAACCTGGTTCAGTGGCAGAAGATTGCTCAACTTCTGAGATGAGTTTGACAAATGATTCAGATACTTCTCCAAGGGATTACTTGGACACTGAGATGGAGGGACATATCTCAGGAG ATACTGGTCGATCCCTTGGATCAAAAGATTGTGACCCTCCTCAACATTGTGTTTCAGATGAATTCGAAGAGATGGGCAATGATGAAGTGCCTTCTTCCCGCATCATATCCAACCTTCATCCTTTTGAACAATCTGCAGCCGACACTACTGGGGTCGGAATCTGTAAATGGCATATAAAAGGAAAACGCAACCACCGTAGTGTAGTTAAGCTGCCAATTGATGGAATGGATGGCAAGATCTGCATTATGAGTTCAGATAAATGGGATTGTTCTATGAgggaaacaacaaatgtaatcAGGTGTGGTAGTTCAAAAATGGAGATGGAACCTTGCAGACAGAAGGCTCTTGATCAAGGTTTGTACATAAAAAAGGAGGTTAGTTATGCTTGTGATGAGGTTGATTTGATTCGTGAAGATTTCCTTCACGAGCAGGATGAGTACAGAAGACAAAGACATAAACTGGCCTCTAAAGCAGCTAGGGATCTTGGGCAAAACCATATTGGCTTTAACAATTTGGAAGATGATTCTCATTTGATGTCAACATCAGGCTGGGAGGCTGATGAGCCACCTTATGGACTTGAAGGTAAATACTGGGAAGACTCTGACGAGTGTTTTGATCCTGTTTATCCTGCTCATGCCATGAGAGATGTGGGAACCATTTTGTATGATGTTGACCTGAAAGTTAAAGCTAGCTATCAAGGCGAGCGTGTTCCTTTGGTTTCTTTGATGAGTAGGTTGAATGCAAAAGCAATTGTAGGGCACCCCATCCAGATTGAAATATTAGAAGATGGTTGCACATGTGAATACTTGTGCATCAATTATGCTAATACTGATGAAAATGCTGCTAACCAACCAGTTTGGAGGACTGCAAGAAGAACAGTTATGCAACGAGTTCCTCGTTCTCATCCAGTTGCATCTTCTTTGGAAGATGGTGAAGCTGTGGGGTCAAGATATCAAAATGCATCTCCTTCCTTCATATATCCCAATCCTTCTCAGAATGTACCTAAGGTAGCAAATAAGAAAGTTTCTCATCGCCACCAGCACCAATTATCATCAGGAAAAATTCAGAAAAAGTCCCATAAGAGAGTAAGCTTGTCGAGCCAAAAAACTAGAGCACTATCTTCTTTCACAATTGAAAAAAGATTTGGTGGTGGGGCTGTTAAGGTATCACATGCTAGAGGTAGCAATATGTTGGGCGGTTTGATAAAACCTTCAGGGCAAGTGCCTTCTGTTACATGTGTCCCTATGAAGATAGCCTTTAGTAGGATTCTTGAAGCAATTGGAAGGCCATCAGCTTTGAGCAATCGTGTCAGAATAGCCATCCAACAATGA